Proteins encoded together in one Rana temporaria chromosome 6, aRanTem1.1, whole genome shotgun sequence window:
- the LOC120942996 gene encoding up-regulator of cell proliferation-like yields the protein MDELLAKLHLKKYENSKLTLKEVLCISNKDEDSSSLKTIPSWSFLRKLVALDGTARNTRLDEFEEEASAGFTEGNLFEAFEASSRASNYSVHPLDVLCAVMNCSDSFLQQEIVTKMSTCQFAVPLLIPASDGSDCTFVLWAMRNIIKRWRPPLLLRSKGFREENITNISMPIFSFVRLGNCSLSKSKVLNKILSPTHTHYDFFVHQDMECGYRPRTISEGLLEISWYFPGGSEHSNVFQEPVAVTNLRGDLISHEKQFRFLTNMSTAVFFFSEDIQENHCKFLERLAQGNPNYFFVICPQKGQFVREKMKETEKKIPAFLNSKKNNILVKDSSMNEAEIVKQIQSIMMNLTKNSSNKRHLEDLEKDSKKFGILVDESSGECQKAKDLAMKICKTIEDVPRYKKETLILQRDLWKNITKIEKEICRMKKTNDLDVEEYKSKLGTQCVELRNQQRQQELQGDIKTFLEALIELSSTEKLYFLKWMKLFLDNIARSNLSELQAEYIKYSSNIAELKRIDRQITDSSLGIENFLRELGQMHEAQFFVKSHSKLKEKFGNLPGIAADLLLEGFPLELIDGDTSSIPVQWISDVFNQLDIKTGKRCTMRIITVLGVQSTGKSTLLNTMFGLQFPVANGRCTRGAFMTLLNVKENFKLELGCDFILVIDTEGLKAPELASLEDSYEHDNELATLVVGLSDITIVNLAMENTTEMKDILQIVVHAFLRMKGIGKKPNCQFIHQNVSDVSAHVMNIRHRKTLLEHLNEMTKAAAKMEKLEGFASFNDVMDYDLNEHTWYIPGLWHGVPPMAPVNTGYSEGILSLKKYLLQFMKMKVQKPQNIPTFLKWLQSLWTAVKHEKFIFSFRNSLVADAYDQLSVRYSELEWSFRKEMYSRMTEFLNSIKNQQKNEMLEDLMITFNESMPEKLNELERKMQDSLNSYFESELENAHLVEKHRDDFFKSINVLRRALYEEWHAKFWEAVRIQKTKFKIQDLKDDCSAKIEAEVSSLLDLCKEKEQKIGEKALEQRFKDIWEETVKGFQIHRMKRKDVDKQMLQQLQKEMKHKSGFINKQLLKIGKISTYADVSFVEKDEHIDLQWYKKSEQQGGNKGAGYNNFYKTDCYYKIKKIADDLTNQCFDYIKQKASTGNDYDDTFCTDLLSMGNHRLRQRDVEMLHTTDQFELDLKLLVLGRAAKRFQEIHDKFVEENDPFLCLQTARSHYLSIFKNVFQKKDECKNRAKQFYQQCLKPAIIEYVSNHLGKEIVNDLLHGTDNKKYMSRTFFQHCVLNKLIQYGEFEQYVEYINNYEQFVKNTILEFIKESYGEPECLGNLLSNITLSIVKKVRETLQDAQILESNNVSDFLSQIRKKLEKDLVISPDNIKLIIFQNSASVSEFSADINFYLSKTEDDILTEIGSLSIESLLAQLTLKPEDELFKKVIGCGKQCPFCKVPCEAGCAEHTEHFATVHRPQGLGCYRFINSQVLCSALCSTDVVSERSFKNSDTEWKLHPYKEYRTFYPEWNIQPDPSISASDYWKFVFKEFNKEFAKEYKANPAHLPEEWYDITKEQAIESLKESYRMKEPGNS from the coding sequence ATGGATGAGCTTCTAGCAAAGCTTCATCTGAAAAAGTACGAGAACTCCAAGCTGACCTTGAAAGAAGTGTTGTGTATAAGCAACAAGGATGAAGACAGTTCTTCATTGAAGACAATACCATCATGGAGCTTCCTAAGGAAACTCGTTGCGTTGGATGGAACAGCTCGAAACACAAGGCTGGATGAGTTTGAGGAAGAGGCCTCTGCTGGTTTCACTGAAGGAAATTTATTTGAGGCGTTTGAAGCGTCATCTAGAGCTTCAAACTATTCTGTCCATCCCCTGGATGTCctgtgtgctgtaatgaattgttcAGACAGTTTTCTACAGCAAGAAATTGTAACCAAAATGTCTACTTGCCAGTTTGCAGTCCCCCTGCTGATCCCTGCTAGCGATGGTTCAGATTGCACCTTCGTGCTGTGGGCCATGCGAAACATCATAAAGAGATGGAGACCACCTTTGTTATTAAGATCCAAAGGCTTTAGAGAAGAAAATATAACTAACATCTCGATGCCTATCTTCTCCTTTGTGAGACTGGGCAACTGCAGCCTATCAAAGTCTAAAGTTCTCAATAAGATTCTGAGCCCCACGCACACTCATTATGACTTCTTTGTACATCAGGACATGGAGTGTGGTTATCGTCCTAGAACCATCTCAGAAGGTCTTCTCGAAATTTCCTGGTACTTTCCGGGTGGGAGTGAACACTCAAATGTATTTCAAGAGCCTGTGGCTGTCACAAATCTGCGTGGAGATCTTATTTCCCACGAGAAGCAATTCAGATTTCTAACAAACATGTCCACTGCTGTGTTCTTTTTCTCCGAAGACATCCAGGAAAACCACTGCAAATTTCTAGAAAGGTTGGCACAAGGCAACCCCAACTATTTCTTTGTTATTTGTCCGCAAAAAGGCCAATTTGTTAGGGAGAAAATGAAAGAGACCGAAAAAAAGATACCTGCATTCCTAAACTCGAAGAAGAACAACATTTTAGTGAAAGATTCATCAATGAACGAGGCTGAGATTGTAAAGCAAATACAAAGCATTATGATGAATTTAACAAAGAATTCTTCTAACAAGAGACATCTGGAAGATCTTGAAAAAGATTCAAAGAAATTTGGGATTTTGGTAGATGAGAGCTCCGGGGAATGTCAAAAAGCGAAAGACCTTGCTATGAAAATTTGTAAAACAATAGAGGATGTACCACGGTATAAAAAAGAAACACTGATTCTGCAGAGGGATCTCTGGAAAAACATTACGAAAATTGAGAAGGAAATATGTCGGATGAAAAAAACGAACGACCTGGATGTGGAAGAATATAAGTCAAAGCTGGGCACACAATGCGTAGAGCTACGTAACCAACAGAGGCAGCAGGAACTTCAAGGAGACATTAAGACATTCCTAGAAGCTCTTATTGAGCTTTCTTCAACAGAAAAGCTTTATTTCTTGAAGTGGATGAAGCTCTTCCTTGATAATATTGCTCGGTCAAATTTGTCAGAGTTGCAGGCCGAATATATAAAATACTCCAGCAACATAGCAGAACTCAAGCGCATTGACCGCCAAATCACGGACAGCTCTCTTGGTATTGAAAACTTTTTGCGTGAACTGGGACAGATGCACGAGGCACAGTTTTTTGTTAAAAGTCATTCCAAATTGAAAGAAAAATTTGGTAACCTTCCAGGGATAGCTGCTGATCTTCTCCTAGAAGGGTTTCCATTGGAACTGATTGATGGAGACACCTCAAGCATTCCAGTACAGTGGATATCAGATGTTTTCAATCAGCTAGACATCAAAACAGGAAAGAGATGCACAATGAGAATAATTACAGTGCTGGGAGTGCAAAGTACAGGGAAATCCACGCTTCTTAACACCATGTTTGGTTTGCAGTTTCCAGTGGCCAATGGACGATGTACACGAGGGGCCTTCATGACTCTTCTGAATGTTAAAGAGAACTTCAAACTAGAGCTGGGTTGTGACTTCATTCTGGTGATTGACACAGAGGGGTTGAAAGCTCCTGAGCTAGCCTCTCTGGAGGACAGttatgaacatgacaatgagttggCAACGTTGGTCGTTGGGTTGAGCGATATCACCATAGTCAATTTAGCTATGGAAAACACAACAGAAATGAAAGATATTTTACAGATTGTAGTCCATGCTTTTCTTCGGATGAAAGGAATTGGAAAGAAACCCAACTGCCAGTTCATACATCAGAATGTGAGTGATGTTTCCGCCCATGTCATGAATATTAGACATAGGAAGACACTCCTGGAGCATCTGAATGAAATGACAAAAGCTGCAGCAAAAATGGAGAAGCTAGAAGGATTTGCATCATTCAATGACGTCATGGATTACGATCTCAATGAACACACTTGGTACATTCCTGGTCTGTGGCATGGGGTTCCACCTATGGCTCCAGTAAATACTGGATACAGTGAAGGAATTCTTTCACTAAAAAAATACTTACTTCAGTTCATGAAGATGAAGGTTCAGAAACCACAGAATATCCCAACGTTTCTTAAGTGGCTACAAAGCTTGTGGACAGCAGTGAAACATGAAAAATTTATCTTCAGCTTCAGAAACAGTTTGGTAGCGGATGCGTATGATCAACTGTCTGTAAGATATTCAGAACTGGAATGGAGCTTTCGCAAAGAGATGTATAGCAGGATGACGGAGTTTTTGAATTCCATCAAAAATCAGCAGAAAAATGAAATGTTGGAGGACCTGATGATCACATTCAACGAGTCCATGCCTGAAAAGCTCAACGAATTGGAAAGGAAAATGCAGGACTCACTGAATTCATATTTTGAAAGTGAACTGGAAAATGCACATCTGGTGGAAAAGCACCGAGACGATTTCTTTAAAAGTATAAACGTTCTTAGAAGGGCACTTTATGAAGAGTGGCATGCCAAATTCTGGGAAGCTGTTCGTATCCAGAAGACGAAATTTAAGATACAGGATCTGAAGGATGACTGTAGTGCAAAAATCGAAGCAGAAGTTAGTTCCCTCTTGGACTTGTGCAAGGAAAAAGAACAAAAGATTGGGGAGAAGGCATTAGAACAGAGGTTTAAAGATATATGGGAGGAAACGGTAAAAGGATTTCAAATCCATCGCATGAAGAGAAAAGATGTCGACAAACAAATGCTCCAACAGTTGCAGAAGGAGATGAAGCACAAGAGCGGGTTCATAAATAAACAATTACTAAAAATCGGAAAGATTTCTACATATGCTGATGTTTCATTTGTAGAGAAAGATGAACACATTGACCTTCAGTGGTACAAAAAGAGCGAACAacaaggaggtaacaagggagcaggTTATAACAATTTTTACAAAACTGACTGctactataaaataaaaaagatagccGATGATCTAACAAACCAATGCTTTGACTACATAAAACAAAAGGCTAGTACAGGCAATGATTACGATGATACGTTTTGTACAGATTTGCTAAGCATGGGTAATCATAGACTAAGACAGAGGGATGTAGAGATGCTTCACACTACCGACCAATTCGAACTTGACCTCAAACTCCTTGTTCTTGGCAGAGCAGCTAAAAGGTTCCAGGAGATACATGATAAGTTTGTTGAAGAGAACGACCCATTCTTGTGTCTTCAAACTGCCAGATCCCATTATCTTTCTATATTCAAAAATGTATTCCAAAAGAAGGATGAGTGCAAGAACAGGGCAAAACAGTTCTACCAGCAATGTCTCAAACCAGCCATAATTGAATATGTGAGCAATCACCTTGGGAAAGAGATCGTGAATGACCTACTTCACGGCACAGACAACAAGAAATACATGAGTCGGACATTTTTCCAGCACTGTGTGCTCAACAAACTGATCCAATATGGTGAATTTGAACAGTATGTGGAGTATATTAACAATTATGAGCAATTCGTCAAGAACACTATTTTGGAGTTTATCAAAGAAAGCTACGGAGAACCTGAATGCTTGGGAAATTTACTGTCCAACATTACCCTTTCCATTGTTAAGAAGGTGAGAGAAACTTTGCAGGATGCCCAAATTCTAGAAAGTAATAACGTGTCCGATTTTCTATCCCAGATCCGTAAAAAGTTAGAAAAGGATTTGGTAATATCGCCGGACAACATTAAGCTGATCATTTTTCAGAATTCTGCATCTGTCAGTGAGTTCTCTGCTGATATCAATTTCTACCTTTCGAAAACAGAAGATGATATTCTAACAGAAATAGGATCCCTCAGCATTGAGTCTCTCCTGGCGCAACTCACCCTCAAACCCGAAGATGAATTGTTTAAGAAGGTTATTGGCTGTGGGAAGCAGTGTCCATTCTGTAAAGTCCCCTGTGAGGCCGGGTGTGCTGAGCACACAGAGCACTTTGCCACTGTCCATCGACCTCAAGGTCTAGGATGTTACAGATTTATTAATTCCCAAGTACTGTGCTCAGCGCTTTGCTCTACTGATGTGGTCAGCGAAAGGTCCTTCAAAAATTCGGACACGGAGTGGAAACTTCATCCGTACAAAGAGTACCGAACATTTTACCCAGAATGGAATATTCAGCCAGATCCAAGCATCTCTGCCTCCGATTACTGGAAATTCGTTTTCAAAGAGTTCAACAAAGAGTTTGCAAAGGAATACAAAGCTAACCCTGCACACCTTCCCGAAGAATGGTATGACATAACCAAAGAGCAAGCCATTGAGAGCCTAAAGGAGTCCTATCGTATGAAAGAACCTGGAAACTCATGA